GAACGGCTGTCCCTTCTCGTCTTCGGTGATGTTCACGAACATCACACCGAGCGGCGTTTCCTTACGGATGGTGGTGCCGCGCATGACTTCCGGACGCGAGCGCTTGCCACGGCGGCTCGCGTTCTCCGCCTCCGCACTGAACAGCGCCTTCTTGGTGCGATCGAGTTCGTTCTGCAGCTCGGCCATCGTGCCCTGCAACTCGCCGAGTTCACGCTTGAGCGCCGCGGCCGCATCGGGCGCGGCCTTGTCGCTCTTCGGCGCTTCCGGCGCGCCAGCCGCCTTGGCATCGTCGCGCTTGGCGGCCGCGTCCTGCGTGGCGCCCGTGCTGAGCACCTGGTTGTCACGCGAACCGTCGCGGTACACCGTGACGCCCTTGCACTTCATGTCGTACGCCATCTCGTAGATCGCGCGCACGTCATCCTGCGTCGCGGCGTAACCGAAATTGGTGGTTTTCGAGATGGCCGAGTCGCAATGCTGCTGGAACGCCGCCTGCATTTGGATGTGGTACACGGGCGCGATGTTGTTGGCCGTGTTGAACACTGCCTGCCACTTGAGCGGCACGTCGGCGTGCTTCACGGTGCCCGTTTTGGCGATGCGTTCCATGAGCTCATCGCTGAACCAGCCTTCCGACTTCGCGATCGCCACGAAGTCTTCGTTCACATCGGGCATCATCACGCCGGCCTGATTGCGCATGAACGCCACGGCGAACAACGGCTCGAGACCGCTGGAGCATCCGGCGATGATGGAGATGGTGCCCGTCGGCGCTACCGTGGTCACGTTGCAATTGCGCAGCAGCTGCATGGGGCGAATGCGCTCGCCGTTCTCGTCGCGCGCGCACGTTTCGTCGGGGCCCCAGATGGAACGCGCCCACTCGGGGAATGCGCCACGTTCCTTGGCCAGACGCTCGCTCTCCTTCTTGCCCTCGACATCCAGGAACTCCATGACCTTGCGGCCCATCTCCACGCCTTCCGCACTGTCGTACGGAATGCCCAGGCGCACGAGCATGTCGGCAAAGCCCATCACGCCCAAGCCGATACGACGAATGCGTTTCGAGAGCGAATCAATTTCCGGCAGCGGGTACTTGTTGACGTCGATGATGTTGTCGAGGAAGTGCGTGCTGAGCGCGATATCGCGACGCATCGCTTCCCAATCGACTTCGCCGTTGTTCACGTAGTAGCCGACGTTCACCGAGCCCAGGTTGCACACGTCGTAGGCCAGCAGCGGCTGCTCGCCGCACGGGTTCGTGGCTTCGTACGCACCGAGATGCGGCACCGGGTTGTAGCGGTTCGCTTCGTCGATGAAGAACACGCCCGGCTCACCCGTGCGCCACGCGCCGAGGATCATCTTGTCCCACACGTCGCGCGCGCGGGCCTGACCCGTAACCTGGCCGGTACTCGGATCGAGCAGGTCGTAGCTGCCGTCGACCTTCACCGCATCCATGAACTTGGTGGTGATGCCCACCGAGATGTTGAAGTTCGTGATCTTGGTCAGGTCTTCCTTGCTCGCGATGAAATCGAGCACGTCGGGATGATCGACCCGCAAAATGCCCATGTTCGCGCCGCGACGGGTGCCGCCCTGCTTCACCGCGTCCGTGCTCGCGTCGTACAGCTCCATGAACGAAATCGGCCCCGACGCCACGCCGGTCGTGCTCCGCACCATGGCGCCCTTGCTGCGCAACCGCGAGAAGGAGAAGCCCGTGCCGCCGCCCGACTGATGAATGAGCGCCATGCTGCGCAGAGTGTCATAGATGCCGCTCTGGCCGTTGCTGAGCGCGTCATCCACCGGCAGCACGAAGCAGGCGGAGAGCTGACCCAACGGACGGCCGGCGTTCATGAGCGTCGGCGAGTTCGGCTCGAACCGACGCTGCGTCATCAAGAAGTAGAACTCCTCGGCCACCGCCTGCACAGCCCCGTCGCTCGCGCCGTATCGGCGGTCGGCCTCGGCCACCACCGTGGCCACACGCCAGAACATGTCCTCCGGCTTCTCCACCGACTTTCCGGACTTGTCCTTGACCAGGTATCGCTTGTCGAGCACGGTCCGAGCGTTCGCGGACAGCGTTACCAGTCCTTCCGGTGGCGTGGCGGAGAAGGGCATTCGTGAGACTCCTAACAGTTGGCGTGGGGCGGTGCAAAATGACCGAAACTCGACGTTCTCAAGTGCGTCCTCGAGAACCTGGCGGGGGGCCGAGTGGGCGGGTATGGTGCCTCCGTTCGTGAGGCCGCACAAGTAGTGGTGTAAGTCGTTCCCCGTGAACGCGTTGTACAAGTCACATCACGGATGTGCGACGCGCCGAAAGTTCTCCACCGAGGCCAGCTTTTGTGAGCACCGACGCTGTCACGGCAGAGCGGACACAACCGTTACGTGTCGTCCCAGCTGTCTCGACAGTGCCGACAGCATCGCGCAAGCCATTGAATCGGAAGCGTTTACAGGTCTCCTGTTCAGATCGGCAACGGCAGCATCAACACAGCACGCCGACATGTCCGCCCGCGCTGGAATCACATTCGTACACCGCTCGCCAGAGCGCGCTTGCTTGCAGTCACACCGGAAGCAGGCAATTGCCCGCTATCACGATGTGCGCCGTTCCAGTGACCCATTCCGGTGCACTTCCTTGAGCGCGACATACCGCGCCGCATTGGCCAGCGTCCCCGCCTGCTGCTCGGCGCTCAACTGCCGCACCACCTTCCCCGGCACGCCCACCACCAGCGACCCCGGCGGCACCTGCGTGCCCTCCGTCACCACCGCGCCTGGCCGCGATGATGCTTCCCCGCCCCCACCCGCACGTTGTTCAGCAGGATCGCCCCCATGCCCACGAGCACGCCGTCTTCGAGGATGGTGCCATGCACCACCGCCCGGTGCCCGATCACGCAGTCCTCTCCCACGATCGTCGGCTTCCCTGGATCGGCATGAATCACCGCGCCATCCTGCACGTTGCTGCGTGCCCCGATCACGATGCGCTCCACATCGCCGCGAATCACGGCGGTCGGCCACACACTCACGTCATCAGCGAGCGACACATCACCGATCACGACAGCCGACTCATGAATCCAGAAGCCTGACATAAAAACAGTATGGGGTAGGGAGTACGGTGTATGGAGTACCAACAGCGGGCCGTGTGCTGTGCTTCGCGTTCCTTCGCGGCCCTCCGCGCCCTTCGCGTGAACCACAGAGCCGTCCGCCAGCATCCCACGATCCGCCAGCACACCAACAACGCACAACCCAAAACTCAAAACTCAAAACTCAAAACTCAAAAGTACCCGCCCAACGTCACGTAGAACGCGCCACCGCGTGACACATCGCGCGGCGCTACATAGGGGGCCGCCGCGCCGATGCGCAGGCGATACGGCGTGTCGTACTGCACCGCCAGATCCACCACCAACTCCGCACCCGCCGACGCGAGCCACCCGTCGCGCTCACCCGGTCGTTCGCACACCACGTTTTCAGCACGCGCCAACGAACCCGGACACCACGCCCGCGCCGCATCGCTGAACAGCGTGACCGACATGCGATCCACGAACAGCGTGAATGGACTCGGCAACCGGCGGAACAACACGAGCGGCGCGCGATACTCCACGCCGCCCGCCAGCGCCCGAATGCCACGCTGCGTGCCCGGTGCGACACCGCGCAGCGAGAAGGTGCGTGACGGATCGCCCACGACGACACCGGGCAACAGCTCGGCCGACTGGCCGCTCGTGCCACCCACACTGAACTCGGTCGTCGACGACTCCTGCGCCACACCAATCGTCGCGCGAGTGGCGATCACATGGCGCGAGAAGCCTGGGAGGTTGAGCGGCAGGTAGTGTCGCGCCCCAACGATCGAACGCCAGGCTCCCGAGCCAAGCGCGTCGTCTTCGCGCCAGCGATAGGCCGTGCTGCCGCTCAGCGTGAACCCTTCCTCGACCGAGATACCACGCGCGCCCAGTCGCGCCGTGCTCACACTGCTGCTGGCGAAGAACGAGCCATAGCGCGTGCCGGTGCGCAGCAACGAGTTCGGCGCCCCGAGTGCCGAATCCACATCGCTCGTGAAATCACGCAACTCATACTGTGCACCGAGCGTGGCATTGACCGAGCGGCGTACACGCGGCACGCGCCACGTGCTCGAGCCGGTAATGAATCGACGCCGACGCGCTATGAACCCCAACGTGGCCCCCGAGTCGCTGACCGCGCGAAAGGTGCCATCCCACTCCTGTTGCGCCGACACATCCAAGAGCTGAATACCGAGACCGGCGTACCGATACGATGCGAACGCATCCGTCTCGCGCAACTGCGGCTGAATCAGCGCGCTGGCCGTCCACGCATGCCGTCCGAGAATGTCGACGCCACTGGTGGACGCACCGTACGTCGCGCCGCCGTTGCGCCCTTCACCGACCAACGGCATCCAGTACCGCGGCACCAACTGACGCAGCGGGGCGTACCCCGTAGCCACGGCCGATTCCGCACGACCACCCAGCACGGCCACGTTGGGCACCGAGAGATCGGTCGTGTTCTTCGCGGGATACCACGTGGAGCGAGCCATCACGCCGACCGTGTCGAGCGGCGCCCAGGAGACGTGATAACCGTCGGCGCGATAGAACAACGCCGACACACGTTTGCCATCGGGAGACACCGAGGGATCGAACAGACCGCTGCTCACCGACGACACGACCCGCACGTCGTCTCGCTCCTCGCGCCAGCGCATCGTGTCGACCGGCGCACCTGGCGCGGCGATCGGTGCGGTCTCGAGCTGTGAGCGTCCGCTGCGATCACTCACCCATACGAGGCGTTTGCCATCGGGTGTGAAGCTCGGACTCGCGAACACCCCGCGGGCCCCGGCCACCGCGAGCTGGAGATCGCCGCTCACATCCATCACCACGATGCGCTGCTCGCCGGTGGGGAGCAGCTGTACCGCGGCGATGCGCTGCCCATCGGGTGACCACCGCGGTTCGGCCCATCGCTCCGAGGCAACGTCGGGCGTGATCGGCACGATGCTCTCACCCGTGGCACTCACCCGCACCAGCCGCGTGCGATCGGCGCCGAGCTGTACGGCCACGATACTGCCGTCGGCGCGCACATCGGGCTGCGCCAGTCGCGCACCTTTCGTCAACCGCGTTTCACCGCCGCGATCGGCACCGCGTGAACGATACAGATCGGAGCGCACGACATACGGATCCATTCGCTCCGACTGCGCGAACACCATCGCCCCGTTGTCGTCACCGGGGATCGGCGAGTTCACATCAAGCGTGTTGCGCCACGCGAGTCTGAGTGGCGGCGCTCCGCTGTTCACGCCAACCGAAGCGACGTACACTCCCGACACCTCGCGGCCATTGCTCGCGCTCCACGCCAGCGTGTCGTTCCCGATCCATCGTGGGGCGGCCGCGTACCAACCGTTCGCACTGACGGTGTGCCACGCACGGTCGCCCGGGAGCGCAGCGGTTACGCGTCGCAGCGAATCGGTCATGCGCACGAACAGACTGTCGAACGTGACGCCGAATGCGGCGCGGCTGTTCCTGCTGAGCAGAAATGGCACCACGTTTGCTGCGGTGACATCAACGAATCGCCGCATACTGCCATCGCGCTGCATCGCCGCATCGTGCATCATCAGCGAGCCCCACGCATACGCCGTCTGTCCTCCGGGGAACTGCGACGTAGACAAGCTCCATCGCTGTGGCCCCGGCACAAAGGCATCGCGCACGGCTGACCGCGCAATCATCGGAAAGTCGGTGCTCACGCTGCGTCCGCTGCCGGTGAGCTTCGATTCGTAGTGCACCGCCAAGCCTTCCTTTACCCAGCTCGGCAAGAATGCATTGGGAAAGAACAACGGATTCCGTCCGAACACCGCGCGTCCCAAGGCCCACGCCCCGCGCGCGCGATCGATCTGGAAGATATGCGCCATCTCGTGCGTGATCACCATGCGCAGCCATTCGTCGTGGAAGCGCAACTCCCGTAACGCGATCGGCGGCACCGCGTAGATCACGACGCGATTGGTCGGGAACACCTGCGCGTACCCGTTACTGGCGTCCACGTTGTCGGCGATGAGCAGATCCACCGGGCCCGACGGCGGTGCCAACTCGCGCGACAGCTGCGCGTAGGCCGACTCGGCCAAGAATGCGGCCCGTCGCGCCAATGCCTCCTGGTCGGGACGGAAGTGCACGCGAAAATGCGGCATCGCGATGGTACGCATCGCACCACGCGGATCGACCTGTGCGTTCACGACGGGCGCGCTAGCCAGGAGCATGCCCAGGAGCATGCCCAACAGCATCGCCGTGCGTAGTGCCAGCCGGGAGATCATGCGCATCACGGCTGTAGCACGGGCGCGAAGATCCTGAAGTACCGCTCGAGCCCTACCACCAATCCCTCGGCATACTTCCGCTGAAAGCCGGCATCGCGCATCGCGGCTTCCTGCTCGGGCAACATGAGAAACAATCCTTCGGCCAGCGCCGACGGATACCACGTGGGTCGCGCGACGGCGAGGTTCTGGTAGTGCACGCCAAGGTCGCGCAGGCCGAATCGCTTCATGAGCTCGTCCTGCACGGGACGGGCGAGCGGCTCGCTGTTTTGATGATAGAAGAGCGTACTCGTCCCGTTGGCCGTAAACGGATTCACTCCGTCGGGCAGCGCGTTCAGATGAATGGAGATGAAGGCATGCGCATTGGCGCGGCGGGCCGTGACGCCGCGCTCGGTGAGACCCACCGGTGCCAGCGAGGTGCGCGTCATCACGACGTTCGCGCCGCGCGCGCGCAGCAAGGCCGCGACCTGCTCACCCACCGGAAATACGGCGTCGCCTTCGTAGAGACCGGTCGGGCCGGTCGCACCAGCGGGGGGATGACCAGGGTCGACCGCGATCGTGAGGCCGCGGAGCGGATTCGCCGCATCGATCAGCGGTGGGCGGCGCACGCGCAACACGAACTGCCGACGACTGTCGTCCCAGATCGACTGCCAGCCAAACACCGGTTGCGAGAGCGTCAACGTGATGCGCACGCGATCACTCGTGACCTGATCCCAGCTGATGCGGCGCACGAGCGTGTCGTTGCCGAAGATCGGGGAGATTTCCGGATTGGCCTGCACGCCGTACAGCGTGAGCACCAGCGTGCGTCCATCCGGCTCCACGAGATGCGCCGGGCGATCACCCGTGGAGATGGCAACATCGACCCACTCGGCACTCGGTGTCACGCGAAACCCGCCCGTCACCCGTCGTGGCATCGCGGCGCCTTCGGGGAGCAGGACGAGGTCGTTGTTGTCCACCCACACATCGAGCGTGCCATCGAGGCGGATGCGCGTGTAGCCTTGGGCTCGCCCGGTCACTTCCACGATCGTACCGTTCAACAACATCCACTTGTAGGTGCCGTCCACGATCGTCCGCGCGTTCACCACGCGGTCGGTGTCACTCCCGATCGTCGAGGTACTGCGTAGCATGGCCAGCACGCGCGTGTCCGCCGGAAGCGCGCGTATAATCGGCACCGCCAAGCGCACCGTGTCGGCGCCGCGAATCGCGACCAGCCGCGGAGCACGGGCGCTGTCGGCCAGTAATCGCGCGGCGAGGTCGGTGGAAAACACCGAAGACATGTCGTCGCGATTCGCATCCCCATTGCCATCGCCCGCGGGGACAGTCGGTGCCGCCGTCAGCCCGGTGCCGCGCACCAGCGGCCGCAGTACGCTGTCGCTGCCCTGCACCATCACGATCGCGTTCGCCGGCGCGCGCAGGCTGACCCGCACGTAGTCGTCACGCTTCGCCCACATTCCACGCACCGGCAACACCGAGCCGCTGTCCACGCGCAGCTTGCCCGAACCGGGCAAGGTCGTGCGCACCGGCAGACGCACTTTCACCGTGCGTCGCACCGTGTCGGCCGTGCGCGCCACCACCACGTCGTAGCGCAGCGCGCCGGCCGGCGGATTGGGCAGCCACGCCAAGAAGGCCCCGTTCGGCGCCACGGGAACCGCCTGTCCGTTAATCGTGAGCGACACGTCGCCGGTCCCGATGCTACCTAGCACAAAATTGGAGTCCCGGCTGGTCAGGAGCTGGTTCTCGGCCGGATAGCGCACGCGTACGTCGATCGGCGCACCGCGCACGGCGGGCACGGCGGGCAGCCCGGCCACGATCGCGGGCGGCGCCACCATGGGCGTGGGCGGCGTCACGACGGTGGTCGGACGAGCGCAGGCGCTCACCACGAGCACGGCGCCGAGCAGTACGAGCGAGCTGGGCTTTTGCATCGGTCCGGGATAGTTCATCATCCAGTCGAAGCTGACGGACGTAGCGACAGGCGTCCAGCCGTCAAACCGCCGTCGGCAGTGAGCGTCTTGGAGTAATCTGGGCCCGAACGCACCAAACAAGGGGCGAGTCGGGCACATTTCATCGAACGATTTGACCCATCGGTGAAACGAACCCCATTTTATAACCGTCTACGGTTCAGCCTCCGGAAATAGGGTCGATGCCGACCCTGACCCTGGAATACTGGCAGGGAATACCGGGCTGTAACTCCCGGCGTTCCCGTCCGTACGGACATCTGTCCCCTGTGCGCACCGGCCTGCTCCATGATGCTGTGACCGTTCCCGCCTCACATACTGAACGATTGCCGAGTGACCACCGCGTGGTCACTCGTGTCTTCGCGCTTACCGACGTGGGACGTACTCGGGAGCACAACGAGGACACGTTCCTCGTCGCGGACCTCGAAACAGGGACACCGCTCGATTTCACGTACGGCTACCACGAAATCACCGCCGATCCCCACGGGCTGCTGTTTCTCGTGGCCGACGGCATGGGGGGCGCTGCGTCAGGCGAGCTCGCCAGCAGCATGGCCGGTACCTTGGTGCTCGAGGCGCTGAAGCAGACGTGGAAGGCAGCGGACCCGTCGCCGTCGGCGTTTGCCGAAGCGCTCCGCGATGCCACCGTGCTGGCGAACGCGCGCATCCACCAGCACGCCCGGGAAAATCCCGAGCATCGCGGTATGGGCACCACGGCAACGATTGCCGGCTTGCTGGGCGATCAGCTCTTTCTGGTACAGGTCGGCGACAGCCGCGCCTACATGGTGCGCGACGGCGACGTCCAGCAGCTCACCAAGGACCAGTCGCTCATGCAGCGATTGGTCGAAGCGGGCGAGCTCACCGCCGAGGAAGCCGAGGTCAGCGAGCGCCGTAACATCATCTTGCAGGCGCTTGGCCCCGAAGCGCACGTGACGATCGACCTGACGCATCAGCAGGTCCGACGCGGCGACACGCTGATTCTCTGCAGTGACGGACTGTCGGGTCTGGTACGCGCCGCCGAGATCGCGCGCACGTCGAACGAGGAGCAGGATGTACGATCGATCTGTAAACGGCTGATCGACCGTGCGAATCAGCTGGGTGGGCCGGACAACATTACGGTCGTCGCCGCACGATTCGACGGTGATGCGCTACGCGTCTCCAGCAATGGAGACTCGTTCGGCTACAATACGTTTCCGCTCGCCGGCACGCTCAACGATGACACGCGCGAGCCAGCGCCGGCGTCGCGCGAGGCGAGAGCCACGCTGAAGAGTGACCCCACCCCGAAGTTCGGGACGCCGGTACCGTCGCGCGCAATCCTCGAAGAAGAGTTGGAGCGCGGGCGGCCGTCCGAAGATCAGGCGCTGCTTGGTGCGCCGGAGCCTGTGGTCGAAGAACGACGACGAGCGGTGCAGCCGGTGTTCATGGTGCTCGGCCTCATCGCGCTCATCGCCGTCATCTGGTTCCTGTTCGAACTCTTCGGATAAGCGGCGCGCTACTTCTTGTTGCGCAGCAGTCCGCGTCCCGCCGCCTGCTGCATCACGCGATCTCCACCCCACGCCAGTACGGTGGGGTGTGTCATGCCGAGCTGCGCGACCCAACGCGGATCGCCGAGACCGATGAGAATCACCGAGCGCTGCAGCGCTTCGGCCTGCGCCACCAGCGCATGCACCTGCGCCACCGTTTCCGGTAGCAGCGTGGTCCGCCCCTTCCCCGCCACGTAATCGGCGAACAACGCGATCACGAACGGGCCACCGCTCGCGGGCGTCGGTGCATCGACCAGTCGCGCGTCGTTGCCACCAAGTCGCATCGCCTCAGCGATTCCCGTTCGCTCCACCGACGGACCATCGGCCTGGTGATCGTCGTCGACGATCGCCATTTCCGTTATGGTCCCGACCGGCGGCAGCGGACCATGATCAACCCGAATCACCTTGTCGGCGAGCAACGCGCCCCACGCCGTGTCGGCTCCACTCGGCCGACGCCAATCGTTCGGTGGTGACGCCCACTGCGCCCACTTGAGTCGGCGACGGACCGAATGCTTCACACGTTCCGGTTCGAGCGTGCCATCGTCGTATGCGCGCTCGAGTGCGTTGAGCGCGTCCTCGAGATCACCGGGAGCAAGCAGCACATCGCAGCCGCCGCGCACCGCGAGGACGGCAGTCTCCGCAGCGGTGCGTCCCTCGCGAGCCGCGACCATCGTCATCGTGTCGGCGACGATGAGATTGTCGAACTTGAGCTGCTGCCGGAGCAACCACTGCAGGATCTCGCGCGACAGTGTGGCCGGTACGCGACTCGAGTCGAGCGCGGGATACAGCACATGCGACGTCATCACGCTGGCCACACCGCCAGTGATAGCCGCCCGGAACGGCTGGAGATCCTGCTCCTTGAGCTGATCCGCCGGCGTCTCGACCACCGGCAGCTCGAGATTCGGATCGCGCGTGACGCGTCCCATACCGGGGAAGTGCTTCGCGCAGGCGAGCACGCCTTCCGCCTGACAGGCTTCGATCCACGCGGTCACGAGTTGCGCGACCTTCCGCGCATCGGTGCCCATCGCGCGCGTGCCGATGATCGGGTTCTCGAGCAGCAGATCGAGATCACTCACCGGCGCGAGATTCCAGTTCACGCCCATCGTCCGCGCTTCACGGGCCGTGAGCCGCGCGGCGCGACGCAGCGCTTCGATATCGTCGAGCGACGTGATGGCCGCGAGCGGCGGCAAGCCGGTGGCGCCGGCGAACTGCTGTCCGGCGCCCCGTTCCAGATCGGCCGCGATCAACAGCGGATGACGCGACTTGAGCTGCAGCTCCTTGGCGAGCGCCCGCACGCCATCCTGCTCACCGCCCACGAGCTGAAAACCGCCGACGCCGAGGGCGAGCGACTGCTCGATGAGCGGACGCGTATCGGCAAAGCCGCCCGACGGCGACCAACGGAGCACGGGGATGAGCAACTGCGCAACTTCACGACGGGACTGTTCGCTCATGAGCGACTAACGGACGGCTGGAGTGAGCGAACCGAGGGGACGCGGACCTCGCGCTCCCGTTGCGCTGGGCACATTGCCGGCGCGGCCCGAAAGGTGGAGATAGCCCAGCAGTGCAAACGCCACCGCCTCCTTCGCTTCTCCATCGAAATACAATCCGTCAAAGATACACACCTGAGGCCCGTTTTCCTGCGCCACGGCGCTTTCGATCATACGGACGAGCGTCGGATTGTGGGCACCGCCGCCGGAAAGCACCACATCCTGAACGGGCTCAGGGATGAAGCGGCGATACTGGTCGGCCAACGAACGCGCCGTCAGCGCGGTCGCGGTCGCTACGATGTCGGCAGGTGCCGCTCCCGCCGCCCGGCACTCGTCGATGAACTGCCCGACGTAGGCCCGCGAAAAGAGTTCGCGCCCGGTGCTCTTCGGCGGCGCGTCGCTGAAGTACGGATGCCGCATCGCCGTCGACACGACGGACTCGAGCACCTGGCCGCCGGCCGCGATGAGACCATCGCGGTCATACGGCTGGCCGTCATACAATGCCCGCACTACCGCATCGATGATGACGACACCGGGGCCGGTATCGAACGCGCGAACCGACTGCATGCCGCCGCGCTCGTGCGTGTTCGCCGGCGGCACCACGGTCACGTTGCCGATACCGCCGATGTTCTGCAGCGCGCGCCACTGCGTGTCATGCGCGAACAACATGCAGTCGGCCATCGTGACCAGCGGCGCTCCCTGTCCGCCGGCGGCCACGTCTCGCGAACGAAAGTCCGACACGACATCACAGCCGGTGCGCTCGGCGATGCGCGCCCCATCACCCACTTGCCACGTGCTATGACCCGGCTCGTGCCACAAGGTCTGTCCGTGCGATGCCACCGCCGCGACATCGTGCGCCGTCACGCCGGCGTCGGCCATCGCGGCGAGCGCCGCCTCGGCCATCCAGTCGCCGACGTCGGCGTGCACGCGACAGTACTCGCGCGCGCTTCCCTGCTGCATCGCCTGCTCGAGCCGTGCGCGTTCCTCAGGGCGATACGCACGATGCGTAAACCCCAGCAGGTCACTGTGCACGCGACCGTTCGGCAGGTCGCGAAAGCGTGCCACGGCCGCGCTGATACCGTCGAGCGACGTGCCCGACATCAGCCCGACGAAAATGCGTCCCTGATCGCCCATGATGTCAGGCATCGTCAAACGACCGGCGGCGGTGCGTTCGGCACGACACGTCGCACCACGCCTTGCCCTTCTTCGAGACGGCGCCGTGCGCTTTCCGCATCGATGTGCAGCGCATGCATCACCAACGCCAGTTTCACGCGGCCATCGGCGCGCGCAAGCAACGTACGCGCCGCCTCACGCGGCAGTTCGGTGACTTCCATGACGATGCGCTCGGCGCGGTCCTGCAGCTTCACGTTGGTGGCGCGCAGATCCACCATCAGGTTGCCGTAGCTCTTGCCAATGCGCACCATCGCACCGGTGGTCAGCATGTTGCACACGAGCTTGGTGGCGGTGCCCGCCTTGAGTCTGGTCGAGCCGGTGAGCGCTTCAGGCCCGACGACCGGCAGCATGCAGATGTCCGCCACCGCACGCATCGATGCCGGCGGTTCCGTGCACGCGATGAGCAGTGTACGGGCTCCGAGCTCGCGGGCGCGCGTGAGTGCGCCACGCACGAATGGCGTCGTCCCCGAAGCCGCGATGCCACACACCACATCACCGGCCCGCACGGCGTGCGCGTCCATGACGGCCGCACCCGCCTCGGGATCGTCCTCCGCGCCTTCGATGGGATTGCGCAGCGCACGGTCACCACCGGCGATGATACCGACGACCATGGCCGGGTCGGTGCCGAACGTCGGGGGACATTCGCTGGCATCAAGAACGCCGAGCCGTCCTGAGGTACCGGCGCCCACATACAGCAGGCGGCGGCCGCTCCGAAACGCGGCTTCGATCAATGCGATCGACTCAGCAATCGGCTCGCGCTGCGACGCGACCGCGGCGGCCACTCCCTGAT
This region of Gemmatimonas groenlandica genomic DNA includes:
- a CDS encoding PP2C family protein-serine/threonine phosphatase — encoded protein: MVTRVFALTDVGRTREHNEDTFLVADLETGTPLDFTYGYHEITADPHGLLFLVADGMGGAASGELASSMAGTLVLEALKQTWKAADPSPSAFAEALRDATVLANARIHQHARENPEHRGMGTTATIAGLLGDQLFLVQVGDSRAYMVRDGDVQQLTKDQSLMQRLVEAGELTAEEAEVSERRNIILQALGPEAHVTIDLTHQQVRRGDTLILCSDGLSGLVRAAEIARTSNEEQDVRSICKRLIDRANQLGGPDNITVVAARFDGDALRVSSNGDSFGYNTFPLAGTLNDDTREPAPASREARATLKSDPTPKFGTPVPSRAILEEELERGRPSEDQALLGAPEPVVEERRRAVQPVFMVLGLIALIAVIWFLFELFG
- a CDS encoding glycoside hydrolase family 3 protein, which translates into the protein MSEQSRREVAQLLIPVLRWSPSGGFADTRPLIEQSLALGVGGFQLVGGEQDGVRALAKELQLKSRHPLLIAADLERGAGQQFAGATGLPPLAAITSLDDIEALRRAARLTAREARTMGVNWNLAPVSDLDLLLENPIIGTRAMGTDARKVAQLVTAWIEACQAEGVLACAKHFPGMGRVTRDPNLELPVVETPADQLKEQDLQPFRAAITGGVASVMTSHVLYPALDSSRVPATLSREILQWLLRQQLKFDNLIVADTMTMVAAREGRTAAETAVLAVRGGCDVLLAPGDLEDALNALERAYDDGTLEPERVKHSVRRRLKWAQWASPPNDWRRPSGADTAWGALLADKVIRVDHGPLPPVGTITEMAIVDDDHQADGPSVERTGIAEAMRLGGNDARLVDAPTPASGGPFVIALFADYVAGKGRTTLLPETVAQVHALVAQAEALQRSVILIGLGDPRWVAQLGMTHPTVLAWGGDRVMQQAAGRGLLRNKK
- a CDS encoding anhydro-N-acetylmuramic acid kinase, with translation MPDIMGDQGRIFVGLMSGTSLDGISAAVARFRDLPNGRVHSDLLGFTHRAYRPEERARLEQAMQQGSAREYCRVHADVGDWMAEAALAAMADAGVTAHDVAAVASHGQTLWHEPGHSTWQVGDGARIAERTGCDVVSDFRSRDVAAGGQGAPLVTMADCMLFAHDTQWRALQNIGGIGNVTVVPPANTHERGGMQSVRAFDTGPGVVIIDAVVRALYDGQPYDRDGLIAAGGQVLESVVSTAMRHPYFSDAPPKSTGRELFSRAYVGQFIDECRAAGAAPADIVATATALTARSLADQYRRFIPEPVQDVVLSGGGAHNPTLVRMIESAVAQENGPQVCIFDGLYFDGEAKEAVAFALLGYLHLSGRAGNVPSATGARGPRPLGSLTPAVR
- the murQ gene encoding N-acetylmuramic acid 6-phosphate etherase; the encoded protein is MPAPTHDSRVTERRNPRTVDIDLASPLAIVDLINAEDQGVAAAVASQREPIAESIALIEAAFRSGRRLLYVGAGTSGRLGVLDASECPPTFGTDPAMVVGIIAGGDRALRNPIEGAEDDPEAGAAVMDAHAVRAGDVVCGIAASGTTPFVRGALTRARELGARTLLIACTEPPASMRAVADICMLPVVGPEALTGSTRLKAGTATKLVCNMLTTGAMVRIGKSYGNLMVDLRATNVKLQDRAERIVMEVTELPREAARTLLARADGRVKLALVMHALHIDAESARRRLEEGQGVVRRVVPNAPPPVV